The following proteins are encoded in a genomic region of Gammaproteobacteria bacterium:
- a CDS encoding integrase family protein: MKLTKAFVDKAQPPKEKDQIFYRDGELKGFALRVTASGVKSFVVETLIGNKVRRMTIGRYGKLTTEQARVEAKKLLGKIASGIDPIAERQQARAKSVTLKEVFEDYLKARKGLKPTTVFDYQRVMRESFANWQNKPLLDITKDLVARRHSKLGENSQARANLSMRVLRALFNFAMTQYEDAQGWSLITDNPVRRLSQSRAWYRVEHRQNYIKPHELAPWYEGVQNLKNETLRDYLLLLVFTGLRRQEGAQLKWSQVDLRARTLTIVDTKNHESHTLPVSDYLFELLSRRKEVATSQFVFPGGGVGGYIVEPRKQMDKVIQTSGISFILHDLRRTFITIAESLDISAYAVKRLANHKMKQDITSSYIVTDVERLRKPMQQITDYLLKCMGVQKSAEIITIKQYEKGVAHGETA; this comes from the coding sequence ATGAAGCTAACTAAAGCATTTGTTGATAAAGCGCAACCGCCTAAAGAAAAAGACCAAATTTTTTACCGAGATGGGGAGCTGAAAGGTTTCGCATTACGCGTTACGGCAAGTGGTGTTAAGAGTTTTGTTGTTGAAACATTGATTGGTAACAAAGTGCGTCGGATGACGATTGGCCGTTATGGCAAGCTCACTACTGAGCAAGCACGAGTTGAGGCTAAAAAACTTTTAGGCAAAATTGCTTCTGGGATCGATCCTATTGCTGAACGTCAGCAGGCCAGAGCAAAATCGGTGACTTTGAAGGAAGTATTTGAGGATTATCTTAAAGCTCGAAAAGGTTTGAAGCCTACTACGGTATTTGATTATCAGCGGGTTATGAGAGAATCATTTGCAAATTGGCAAAATAAACCTCTGCTCGACATTACTAAAGATTTGGTTGCCAGACGCCATAGCAAATTAGGCGAGAATAGTCAGGCGCGCGCTAATTTATCGATGCGTGTGTTGCGAGCTTTATTTAATTTTGCGATGACTCAGTATGAAGATGCTCAGGGATGGTCACTTATTACGGATAATCCTGTTAGAAGGTTATCGCAATCACGCGCTTGGTATCGTGTCGAGCATCGTCAGAATTATATTAAACCGCATGAATTAGCACCTTGGTATGAGGGTGTGCAAAATCTTAAAAATGAAACTCTGCGTGATTATTTGTTATTGCTGGTTTTTACGGGATTACGACGGCAGGAAGGCGCGCAGCTTAAGTGGAGTCAAGTTGATTTAAGGGCGAGGACATTAACTATTGTTGACACTAAGAATCATGAATCGCATACGTTGCCGGTTTCTGATTATCTTTTTGAGTTATTAAGCAGACGAAAAGAAGTGGCGACTAGCCAGTTTGTTTTTCCTGGAGGAGGTGTCGGTGGTTACATCGTTGAACCCCGCAAACAGATGGACAAGGTAATCCAAACCTCTGGAATTTCTTTTATCCTTCATGATCTACGCCGCACCTTTATTACGATTGCTGAGAGCTTAGACATTTCGGCCTATGCGGTTAAACGTTTAGCTAACCATAAAATGAAACAAGATATCACTTCTAGTTACATTGTTACCGATGTTGAACGATTGCGAAAACCTATGCAGCAGATAACTGATTATTTGTTGAAGTGTATGGGTGTGCAGAAATCTGCAGAGATAATAACAATAAAACAATATGAAAAAGGAGTTGCTCATGGGGAAACAGCTTGA
- a CDS encoding DUF1016 domain-containing protein, producing the protein MGKQLEKKASSLDLDKNYKDFLGGIKERLKTAQIRAALAANSELIKFYWELGTDLIEKQKALKWGVHFLEQFSHDMRLAFPEMQGFSVRNLQRMKQFATLYPNLSITTQAVSQLPWGHITRLMQMVKDDLQREWYAQQAIKNGWSRTILEMQVESGLYERQGILTKKISNYHLHLPPPQSDLANEILKDPYNFDFLTIHGQAYERSVEEGLIAHIRDFLLELGQGFAFVGSQVPLTFDDQEFFVDLLFYHLNLRCFVVIELKATKFKPEHTGQLGFYLAAVDDLLRKEGDNQTIGILLCKSKNKVIAEYALRNIKAPIGVSEYTLAKALPKELKTKLPTIEQLEAELNKTNSEDSY; encoded by the coding sequence ATGGGGAAACAGCTTGAGAAAAAAGCATCATCACTAGATCTGGATAAGAATTATAAGGATTTCTTAGGTGGTATAAAAGAACGCTTAAAAACAGCTCAAATACGTGCAGCGCTGGCAGCGAACAGTGAGCTTATTAAGTTCTATTGGGAGCTTGGCACCGATTTAATAGAGAAGCAAAAAGCTCTAAAGTGGGGGGTACATTTTTTAGAGCAGTTTTCTCATGATATGAGGCTGGCTTTTCCCGAAATGCAGGGGTTTTCCGTCCGTAACCTGCAAAGAATGAAGCAGTTCGCCACTCTTTATCCCAATCTATCAATTACGACACAAGCTGTGTCGCAATTACCTTGGGGACATATTACGCGGCTAATGCAGATGGTCAAAGATGATTTACAAAGAGAATGGTATGCGCAACAAGCTATTAAAAATGGCTGGTCCCGAACAATATTGGAAATGCAGGTTGAAAGTGGTTTGTATGAACGCCAGGGAATTTTAACAAAGAAAATATCAAATTATCACCTGCACTTACCGCCTCCACAATCTGATTTAGCAAATGAAATTTTGAAAGACCCTTATAATTTCGATTTTCTTACTATTCACGGTCAAGCCTATGAAAGATCAGTCGAAGAAGGGTTAATCGCACATATACGTGATTTCTTGCTGGAGTTAGGTCAAGGGTTTGCATTTGTCGGCTCACAAGTGCCACTGACATTTGATGATCAAGAATTTTTTGTCGATTTACTTTTTTACCACTTAAATTTGCGCTGTTTTGTTGTTATTGAGCTCAAAGCAACAAAATTCAAACCTGAACATACAGGTCAACTCGGATTTTATCTTGCTGCTGTGGATGATTTGTTACGAAAGGAGGGTGATAACCAAACAATTGGAATACTGTTATGTAAATCGAAGAATAAAGTTATTGCTGAATATGCACTACGAAATATAAAAGCTCCTATTGGTGTTTCCGAATATACCTTAGCAAAAGCATTACCTAAGGAGCTCAAGACAAAGTTGCCGACAATTGAGCAGCTAGAGGCAGAGCTTAATAAGACTAATAGTGAAGACTCATACTAA
- a CDS encoding toprim domain-containing protein, whose translation MVSINQAPLQTALNKSIKNDSTLKSITSKAQDRWEKILSFSGINNSLLKKETSTCPIWCGLNCFRFIDNGFGSFICYWCESGDGLRLLQLYRKCDLATAFAMVSKALCNPIKRNITSSKHISSYLNIQKANQPNNISKNDLGKRRKSLNLIWNQGKPISIGDPIDHYLRLQGIKLDTFPSILRFHPQLSYYGDHHVLVGAFPAIVTLVQDKDNKCVTIHRTYLGSGCLAKVHQPRKLMAPIIPGSTVGATIKLYGPNQGKLALTAGIERALAFFNSTQTPVWAALSEEGMDRILLPKEVNEVLLVVSEDNWKSQRAINLLHKRLISEGRKVKKIKPKRAEQLIELLPEVGL comes from the coding sequence ATGGTTAGTATCAATCAGGCGCCGCTGCAAACGGCGCTTAACAAATCAATCAAAAATGATTCTACGCTAAAATCAATTACATCGAAAGCTCAAGACCGCTGGGAGAAAATATTAAGTTTCAGTGGAATCAATAATTCATTATTAAAAAAAGAAACTAGTACTTGCCCAATTTGGTGTGGTCTTAATTGTTTTAGATTTATCGATAATGGTTTTGGTTCTTTCATCTGTTATTGGTGCGAGTCTGGCGACGGCCTTAGGCTTTTACAGCTTTATAGAAAATGTGATTTAGCAACTGCATTTGCGATGGTTTCAAAAGCGCTATGTAATCCAATCAAACGAAATATCACGAGTTCAAAGCATATTAGCAGTTACCTAAATATTCAGAAGGCTAACCAACCTAATAACATATCGAAAAATGATCTGGGCAAACGTAGAAAGTCACTAAATCTTATATGGAACCAAGGAAAGCCAATATCTATTGGTGATCCGATAGATCATTACTTAAGATTACAGGGCATCAAATTGGATACATTTCCATCCATATTACGTTTTCACCCACAATTATCCTATTATGGTGACCATCATGTTCTTGTAGGAGCATTTCCAGCCATAGTTACCCTTGTTCAGGATAAAGATAACAAGTGCGTCACAATACACCGCACTTACTTAGGAAGTGGCTGTCTTGCAAAAGTTCATCAACCAAGAAAGCTCATGGCACCTATAATTCCCGGATCTACTGTTGGAGCCACAATTAAATTGTACGGTCCTAATCAAGGTAAACTTGCACTGACCGCTGGAATAGAAAGAGCACTGGCCTTTTTTAACTCAACTCAAACTCCAGTGTGGGCCGCATTAAGCGAAGAAGGAATGGATAGAATTTTACTACCAAAAGAAGTAAACGAAGTTTTGCTAGTAGTAAGTGAAGATAATTGGAAGAGCCAAAGAGCTATTAATTTATTACATAAAAGGCTTATAAGTGAAGGGCGAAAAGTTAAGAAGATAAAGCCTAAAAGAGCAGAGCAATTGATAGAGCTCTTACCGGAGGTAGGGCTATGA
- a CDS encoding AAA family ATPase, whose protein sequence is MMHNKENTNNFYLESLPTLITLDLKSFLEMELPPRELILSPWLPKAGLCMIHAYRGIGKTHMSLGVAYAVATGGEFLGWKALIPRKILFVDGEMPASTLQERLKLITKMSGDLSIPENLMIITPDLQPEGMPDIATEEGQLLLNRSISDDVDLVILDNMSCLASSIKENDAADWSLIQTWILRMRARGKSVLMIHHSGKTGLQRGTSRKEDVLDTVITLQRPNDYDPSQGARFLVKFEKARGFYGDDAREFEAQLIDDNGKSNWQTRALEESNYMKTYKFLNEGRKQKEIASELNLNKGTISRYVQRATQEGKIEKKQNNKLHGCSTK, encoded by the coding sequence ATGATGCATAATAAGGAAAATACTAATAATTTTTATCTTGAATCACTTCCAACCTTAATAACTTTGGATTTAAAAAGTTTTCTTGAAATGGAATTACCACCTCGAGAATTAATTCTGAGTCCTTGGCTACCAAAAGCAGGGCTTTGTATGATTCATGCTTACCGTGGCATTGGAAAAACCCACATGTCGCTTGGAGTGGCATATGCCGTTGCCACAGGCGGTGAATTTTTAGGATGGAAAGCGCTAATTCCCAGGAAGATTCTATTTGTGGATGGTGAAATGCCAGCCTCTACACTACAAGAGCGTCTCAAACTTATTACCAAAATGTCAGGTGATTTATCTATACCTGAAAACCTAATGATAATTACTCCTGATCTGCAACCCGAAGGTATGCCTGATATTGCAACAGAGGAAGGGCAACTTTTATTAAATCGATCTATATCGGATGATGTGGACTTGGTCATCCTAGATAATATGTCTTGCTTAGCCTCAAGTATAAAAGAAAATGATGCCGCCGATTGGTCCCTGATACAGACATGGATACTCAGAATGCGAGCGCGAGGAAAATCTGTTCTCATGATTCATCATTCTGGAAAAACTGGTCTTCAGCGTGGTACTTCAAGAAAAGAAGATGTTCTTGATACAGTTATTACTTTGCAACGACCCAATGATTACGATCCTAGTCAAGGCGCAAGGTTTCTGGTCAAGTTTGAAAAGGCGAGAGGTTTTTATGGGGATGATGCCAGAGAGTTTGAGGCACAATTAATTGATGATAACGGGAAAAGCAATTGGCAAACTAGAGCACTAGAAGAAAGCAATTACATGAAAACTTATAAATTTTTGAATGAGGGACGTAAACAAAAGGAAATTGCATCCGAATTAAACCTTAACAAGGGAACTATTTCTCGTTATGTGCAGCGTGCAACACAAGAAGGAAAAATTGAAAAAAAGCAAAATAATAAGTTGCATGGTTGCTCTACTAAGTAA
- a CDS encoding helix-turn-helix domain-containing protein: MSTNSEFSKQLLQNAGSEEELRFYNISNQKMRFSKHVKADFEAIQLFWMASLEAYFNQEVIALITGRSVKTLECYRWKKSDIPFRKVGGRVLYQKKDVIEWLESHQLVTSTSAYSREVNNG; the protein is encoded by the coding sequence ATGAGTACTAATAGCGAATTCTCTAAACAACTCCTACAGAATGCGGGCTCAGAAGAAGAACTGAGGTTTTATAATATTTCAAACCAAAAAATGCGTTTCTCTAAGCATGTGAAAGCTGATTTTGAGGCTATTCAATTATTTTGGATGGCCTCATTGGAAGCGTATTTTAATCAGGAAGTCATAGCCTTGATTACTGGCAGGAGTGTTAAAACCTTAGAATGCTATCGCTGGAAGAAAAGTGATATTCCATTTAGAAAAGTAGGAGGACGCGTTCTTTATCAAAAAAAAGATGTAATTGAATGGTTAGAAAGCCATCAGTTGGTTACTTCCACAAGTGCATATAGCCGGGAGGTGAACAATGGTTAG